A region from the Triticum aestivum cultivar Chinese Spring chromosome 3D, IWGSC CS RefSeq v2.1, whole genome shotgun sequence genome encodes:
- the LOC123073644 gene encoding E3 ubiquitin-protein ligase SINA-like 10, whose protein sequence is MARGGKKARVESPAADMTLGEDDLQVKEEEETGAMVGVAAANAAAPRVEIVVEFDKSLLDCPLCSLPLKPPVFQCRAKHAACGPCAANHANKCPACDGAYERDEGADRYLLAVRVPCPNQAYGCGSSVVYCMAGDHRLVCPHAPCRCPEPGCGFLGPPPALRGHLAERHAWPVTDITYGSVLEVQMQAVEQGRRLLAAEDGERLFLLVASERGVKVVRVAAPAEEEGWYRCKVWVHAPVDTDTGHMDVQMLDGKVESCAVPSVEAAMGVGGRYLPVPSDVPAPEGGGIVIRLRIDKEVKVRASRSPRSRA, encoded by the exons ATGGCTCGCGGCGGCAAGAAGGCGAGGGTTGAGTCGCCGGCGGCCGACATGACTCTCGGTGAGGACGATCtgcaggtcaaggaagaagaggaaaccGGAGCGATGGTGGGGGtggccgccgccaacgccgccgcccCGCGAGTGGAGATCGTCGTCGAGTTCGACAAGTCCCTGCTGGACTGCCCTCTCTGCTCCCTGCCCCTCAAGCCTCCCGTCTTTCAG TGCCGGGCGAAGCACGCGGCGTGCGGCCCCTGCGCCGCGAACCACGCCAACAAGTGCCCGGCGTGCGACGGCGCGTACGAGCGCGACGAGGGGGCGGACCGCTACCTCCTGGCGGTCAGGGTGCCCTGCCCCAACCAGGCGTACGGCTGCGGGAGCTCCGTGGTGTACTGCATGGCGGGCGACCACCGGCTGGTGTGCCCGCACGCTCCGTGCCGCTGCCCCGAGCCCGGATGCGGCTTCCTCGGCCCGCCGCCTGCGCTCCGCGGCCACCTCGCCGAGCGCCACGCTTGGCCCGTGACCGACATCACCTACGGGTCCGTGCTCGAGGTCCAGATGCAGGCGGTGGAGCAGGGGCGGCGGCTGCTGGCCGCGGAGGACGGGGAGCGGCTGTTCCTGCTCGTGGCGAGCGAGCGCGGCGTCAAGGTGGTGCGTGTGGCCGCGCctgcggaggaggaaggctggtacAGGTGCAAGGTGTGGGTGCACGCGCCCGTGGACACGGACACCGGCCACATGGACGTCCAGATGCTTGACGGCAAGGTGGAGAGCTGCGCGGTGCCCTCCGTGGAGGCGGCCATGGGCGTGGGTGGCAGGTACCTGCCGGTGCCGTCCGACGTGCCGGCGCCGGAAGGAGGAGGGATCGTCATCCGTCTCCGCATCGACAAGGAGGTGAAGGTCAGGGCGAGCAGGAGCCCCCGTTCCCGTGCCTGA